Below is a window of Desmonostoc muscorum LEGE 12446 DNA.
CCTGTGAATAGTTAATATTTAAGGTATCGTTACCAGTACCACCGTTGAGGGTGTTATTGCCAGACGTGCTATAGTAGCCTCCGTCGTAGTAGCCAGAGGCTAAGAGATAATCATTGCCATCGTCCCCAGACAGTAGGTTATCGCCCTCTGAATAGTCAATATTCAAGGTATCGTCACCGATACCACCGTTGAGGGTGTTATTGCCAGAGGCGCCATAACCTCTATAGTAAGAAATCAAGTCGCCGGAGGCACTCAGAGAATCATTGCCATCGCCCCCAGACAGTAAGTTATCGCCCTGTGAATAGTTAATATTCAAGGTATCGTTACCAGCACCACCGTTGAGGGTGTTATTGCCAGACGTGCTATAGTAGGCTCCGTCGTAGAAGCCAGAGGCTAAGAGATAATCATTGCCATCGTCCCCAGACAGTAGGTTATCGCCCTCTGAAAAGTCAATATTCAAAGTATCGTCACCGATACCACCGTTGAGGGTGTTATAGCCAGAGGCGCCATAGCCTCCGCGGGAAGAATCAATCAAGTTGCCGGAGGCACTCAGAGAATCATTGCCATCGCCCCCAGACAGTAAGTTATCGCCCTCTGAAAAGTCAACATCCAAGATATCGTTACCAGCACCACCGTCGAGGGTATTATTGCCAAAGGTGCGATAGGGAAGCGGGTATTCAAAGTCGTAAAAGCCAGAGGCAAAGAGATAATCATTACCATCGTCACCAGTTAGCAGGTTATCGTCTGTTGAAAAGGTAGCACTCAAGGTATCGTTACCAGCGCCACCATTGAGAGTGTTATTGCCAGACACATAGCCATAGAAGTAGTATCCTATGTCATAGGTGTAGTCTATTGAGCCAGAGGTGTAGAGACCATCATTGCCATCGCCCCCAGAAAGCAGATTATCGCCTGTTAAATCAGATCTATCCGATAGAATATCGTCACCAGCACCACCAATGAGAGTATCATTCCCGGCATCACCGCGCAGCAAGTCGTTGCCACTCTTACCGTCGATGCGGTCATTACCCCCCTGACCATTAATTACATCATCTGAGTCGTCAAAACCGTTGACATTGTTGTTTAGGTCATTAAGGAAAGTGACTGTGTTCTTGTTGAAGATGGTGCTTTGGGTGGAGTTGGCATTAAAGACATCAAAGCTATCTGTGATGCTAGTTTGCCCATAAAACAGGATATTGCCAACCTGGGCTAAATTCTCTAGGTTTTCCAGGGCAAAGTTTTGCAGGACTATTTTGGAACCAAATGCCTCTTCAAAAGTGATTTCTGAGTTGTTACCATTTTGAGTTAATCGTAGATTTCTGGCAGTGAATTCCTCCGTTTCTATAAATTGCAAGGTATCCAATTCCGCAATCCGTGCAGCTGATGGATTTGAGCCTTTACCGATGCCACCGAAATCGGTGATGGTAATGGTACTAATGCCGGGAACGAAATCGTAAATAAATTGATCGTTGCCGCCGCCACCAGTCGTCAAAACGTCATTAAAATTACCCAAAGTGATGTATATGGTGTTATCCCCATTGCCACCGTTGAGGGTGTTATCACCGTAGGCATACTCGCCAGAGGCACTCAGAGTATCATTGCCATCGCCCCCTGATAGCAGGCTATTGCCTGTTGAATTGTCAGCAATTAAGATATCGTCGCCAGCACCACCGTTGAGGGTGTTATTGCCAAAGAATATACTGCTGTCGAAAATATAATCTTCGCCAGAGGCACTCAGAGTATCATTGCCATCGCCGCCAGAGAGTAGTTTATCGCCTCTTGAATTGTCAGCAATTAAGATATCGTCACCGGCACCACCGTTGAGGGTGTTATTGCCTAAGGCGGCATTCTCGTACTCGCCAGAGGCACTCAGAGAATCATTGCCATCGCCCCCAGACAGTAGGTTATCGCCTGTTGAATAGTCAACATTCAAGGTATCGTTACCAGCACCACCGTCGAGGGTATTATTGCTAGACGTCCTATTGAAGCCTTCGTAGTAGTAGCCAGAGGCACTCAGAGAATCATTGCCATCGTCCCCAGACAGTAGGTTATCGCCCTCTGAATAGTCAATATTCAAGGTATCGTCACCGATACCACCGTTGAGGGTGTTATTGCCAGACACATAGCCATAGCCTCCGCGGAAATCAATAGAGGTGCCGGAGGCACTCAGAGAATCATTGCCATCGCCCCCAGACAGTAGGTTATCGCCCCCAGAAAGCAGATTATTGCCTGTTAAATCAGAATTATCCGATAGAATATCGTCACCAGCACCACCAATGAGAGTATCATTCCCGGCATCACCGCGCAGCAAGTCGTTGCCACTCTTACCGTCGATGCGGTCATTACCCCCCTGACCATTAATTACATCATCTGAGTTGTCAAAGCCGTTGACATTGTTGTTCAGGTCATTAAGGAAAGTGACTGTGTTCTTGTTGAAGATGGTGCTTTGGGTGGAGTTGGCATTGAAGACATCAAAGCTATCTGTGATGCTAGTTTGCCCATAAAACAGGATATTGCCAACCTGGGCTAAATTGTCTAGGTTTTCCAGGGCAAAGTTTTGCAGGACTATTTTGGAACCAAATGCCCGTTCAAAGGTGATTTCTGAGTTGTTACCATTTTGAGTTAATCGTAGATTTCTGGCAGTGAAATCCTCATTTTCTATAAATTGCAAGGTATCCAATTCCGCAATCTGTGCAGCTGATGGATTTGAGCCTTTACCGATGCCACCGAAATCGGTGATGGTAATGGTACTAGTGCCGGCAATGAAATCGGAATCGTAAATAAATTGATCGTTGCCGCCGCCACCAGTCGTCAAAACATCATTAAAATTACCCAAAGCGATGTATATGGTGTTATCCCCATTGCCACCGTTGAGGGTGTTATCACCGTAGGCAAACTCGCCAGAGGCACTCAGAGTATCATTGCCATCGCCCCCTGATAGCAGGTTATTGCCTGTTGAATTGTCAGCATTTAAGATATCATTGCCATCGCCCCCTAATAGCAGGTTATCGCCTGTTGAATTGTCAGCATTTAAGATATCGTCGCCAGCGCCACCTTTGAGGGTGTCATTCCCAATACCATCGACGAGAGTATCATCACCTAAATTACCAAACAGCAAGTCGTTGCCTTGATTACCTATAATTATGTCCGCAAAGTCTGTGCCTAGTAAGGTATCATTTCCATCAGTGCCGATGATATTTGCCATAACTTTTACTTACCTAAATTGGTTTTTGGAGTAACTTTCAGTTCTCAACTTCTAGTTCGTGCTGTTTGAAGGCACAAAGAATTCTCTACAAGTTGACGCTTTTTTTATACTTGAATCTCACCCTTGAGGGTTAAGAATTTTTCTTTGAAGATTCACCCTTTGATTGGCTTGTAAATAGCACTTATGCAATTGTTTCGGACATCTAAGTCTTAGATGTTGTTTAAAACGCATTAACAAAAGTAATCTCAATATCATTAAATATACTTAGGAATCCTTAGTCTAGTTCCCCGTGCGAAACTAAATTTTCAAAAAATGAGGAGATGGATTTAAGCTATTTCCAGCAACTTCAGCCAAGGTTTTTAGGCTTTATAGAATAAGCTTTCTGAGTTTTGCACAGGGAACTAGTCTACTTCAGTGGACTTTAGCTATTAGCCTTGAACTTAGGTTCAGGCCGGGTGACGAACCCAACAGTTAAGCTATCGCAGTCCTAAATCATTTGTGAGAATTTTAAATTGTTGCTACCCCCCTGTAGTCTCCCCTTGGCATCGGGGGGACGGCGTTAGCTGGGGGGTGAATTTTCTTACAAATCATTTAGGACTGCTATAGTTGTATCTGAAGTTGACACCAATGATCGTTGCTAAAGCCCTACAGTATGTAGGTATAGAAAGATTTTCATGCCGTCGTTGTCTGATTGTTCCCATGACGCTTCAAGCTGAAAATAAAGAACAGTTGACTTTTGATAGGAAAAGAAATTCTCATAACCTCATTGTGCAATATTATCTATGAGTCTCTGTCTTAAAAAGACAGAACATTTAAATAACTTGATATTAATTGTATACACAATTTTTACTTATAATGTCTAGGTCGAAAGAAGCATCTTTGCATATTATTTATATTATTGACCAAAAAACCAACAAATCTATATATTTAAGTGCTCAATTTTATGTGCTCTTGAGATTGTAATCGTTCACACTCCCCTCGCCCTTCTACAACAAATCAAAGGTTTCAACAATTTGGACTGGAGAGTGGCGTTGTTGCACGAATAGGAAGAAATGGTAATGGAACAATGGCGCAACTAACAAAAAACTAGACGAAACGAAGCTTCCAATCATTACAACAACTTGGCAATTGCAACGATGGGCACGGTTAAATTAGTATTTGAGTTAAGAGTTCTCCCCCTATGCTACTGTCCCCTTTTGCCCTTGTTTTAATGCTCGCTCCCGTGTCAAGCTATCAATAGCATCACCCAAGGCGGTAGTCAGGCTTTGGCGAGTTTGGGCGTGGCTGTCTTGC
It encodes the following:
- a CDS encoding beta strand repeat-containing protein — encoded protein: MANIIGTDGNDTLLGTDFADIIIGNQGNDLLFGNLGDDTLVDGIGNDTLKGGAGDDILNADNSTGDNLLLGGDGNDILNADNSTGNNLLSGGDGNDTLSASGEFAYGDNTLNGGNGDNTIYIALGNFNDVLTTGGGGNDQFIYDSDFIAGTSTITITDFGGIGKGSNPSAAQIAELDTLQFIENEDFTARNLRLTQNGNNSEITFERAFGSKIVLQNFALENLDNLAQVGNILFYGQTSITDSFDVFNANSTQSTIFNKNTVTFLNDLNNNVNGFDNSDDVINGQGGNDRIDGKSGNDLLRGDAGNDTLIGGAGDDILSDNSDLTGNNLLSGGDNLLSGGDGNDSLSASGTSIDFRGGYGYVSGNNTLNGGIGDDTLNIDYSEGDNLLSGDDGNDSLSASGYYYEGFNRTSSNNTLDGGAGNDTLNVDYSTGDNLLSGGDGNDSLSASGEYENAALGNNTLNGGAGDDILIADNSRGDKLLSGGDGNDTLSASGEDYIFDSSIFFGNNTLNGGAGDDILIADNSTGNSLLSGGDGNDTLSASGEYAYGDNTLNGGNGDNTIYITLGNFNDVLTTGGGGNDQFIYDFVPGISTITITDFGGIGKGSNPSAARIAELDTLQFIETEEFTARNLRLTQNGNNSEITFEEAFGSKIVLQNFALENLENLAQVGNILFYGQTSITDSFDVFNANSTQSTIFNKNTVTFLNDLNNNVNGFDDSDDVINGQGGNDRIDGKSGNDLLRGDAGNDTLIGGAGDDILSDRSDLTGDNLLSGGDGNDGLYTSGSIDYTYDIGYYFYGYVSGNNTLNGGAGNDTLSATFSTDDNLLTGDDGNDYLFASGFYDFEYPLPYRTFGNNTLDGGAGNDILDVDFSEGDNLLSGGDGNDSLSASGNLIDSSRGGYGASGYNTLNGGIGDDTLNIDFSEGDNLLSGDDGNDYLLASGFYDGAYYSTSGNNTLNGGAGNDTLNINYSQGDNLLSGGDGNDSLSASGDLISYYRGYGASGNNTLNGGIGDDTLNIDYSEGDNLLSGDDGNDYLLASGYYDGGYYSTSGNNTLNGGTGNDTLNINYSQGDNLLSGGDGNDSLSAIDALGSNTFDGGNGNDILTGGNGNDILYGNNGTDTFVFTSYNQGVDSIYDFNASNEVIEVSAVGFGGGLSIDSLLGSQFTLGTSATTIAQRFIYDNTTGALYFDQDGSADGFTQVQFAQLSGGVSLTENNFVVV